A window from Salvia miltiorrhiza cultivar Shanhuang (shh) chromosome 2, IMPLAD_Smil_shh, whole genome shotgun sequence encodes these proteins:
- the LOC131010371 gene encoding uncharacterized protein LOC131010371 isoform X1, which translates to MGSRRSISKIGQAYCFEFQRRRFSSKPSYPSSAKAHPQVASDDDDAAVPTAGISRPLSEILKDLNKKVPDSLIKSRTEASDFSLRYVPWHILNRILNLHAPGENGLVRSVASLILLMPLLYPLCIVSHFMELMQRSSEKQQAALQLATQAMGVLCKRQKQWHFVELVLALAWDFIFIIKNWNDLSMFIFTWITYHVCQHLLASICNPLSTLSSRLVLLQVNLAHFVCEFM; encoded by the exons ATGGGCAGCAGAAGGTCCATCTCAAAAATCGGTCAAGCTTACTGCTTTGAATTTCAACGCCGTCGTTTTTCCTCAAAGCCCTCTTACCCTTCTTCCGCGAAGGCGCACCCGCAAGTGGCCAGTGACGACGATGACGCCGCCGTGCCGACCGCCGGAATAAGTAGGCCCCTCTCCGAAATTCTCAAGGACTTGAACAAAAAGGTTCCCGATTCCCTTATCAAATCTCGCACAGAAGCCTCTGACTTTTCTCTGAGATACGTTCCCTG GCACATACTGAATCGGATTTTGAACCTACATGCACCAGGTGAG AATGGTCTGGTGAGGTCCGTAGCATCACTTATTCTGCTGATGCCACTTCTGTATCCGTTGTGTATCGTGTCACACTTTATGGAACTGATGCAGAG ATCTTCAGAGAAGCAACAGGCAGCGCTTCAGTTAGCGACACAAGCTATGGGGGTCCTGTGCAAAAGGCAGAAGCAATGGCATTTCGTCGAGCTTGTGCTCGCCTTGGCCTGGGACTTCATCTTTATCATCAAGAATTGGAATGATTTGTCTATGTTCATCTTCACCTGGATTACCTATCATGTATGTCAACACCTACTTGCTTCTATATGTAATCCACTTAGCACATTATCATCAAGGCTTGTTTTGTTACAAGTTAATTTGGCTCATTTTGTATGTGAATTTATGTGA
- the LOC131010371 gene encoding DNA repair RAD52-like protein 1, mitochondrial isoform X2 — translation MGSRRSISKIGQAYCFEFQRRRFSSKPSYPSSAKAHPQVASDDDDAAVPTAGISRPLSEILKDLNKKVPDSLIKSRTEASDFSLRYVPWHILNRILNLHAPEWSGEVRSITYSADATSVSVVYRVTLYGTDAEIFREATGSASVSDTSYGGPVQKAEAMAFRRACARLGLGLHLYHQELE, via the exons ATGGGCAGCAGAAGGTCCATCTCAAAAATCGGTCAAGCTTACTGCTTTGAATTTCAACGCCGTCGTTTTTCCTCAAAGCCCTCTTACCCTTCTTCCGCGAAGGCGCACCCGCAAGTGGCCAGTGACGACGATGACGCCGCCGTGCCGACCGCCGGAATAAGTAGGCCCCTCTCCGAAATTCTCAAGGACTTGAACAAAAAGGTTCCCGATTCCCTTATCAAATCTCGCACAGAAGCCTCTGACTTTTCTCTGAGATACGTTCCCTG GCACATACTGAATCGGATTTTGAACCTACATGCACCAG AATGGTCTGGTGAGGTCCGTAGCATCACTTATTCTGCTGATGCCACTTCTGTATCCGTTGTGTATCGTGTCACACTTTATGGAACTGATGCAGAG ATCTTCAGAGAAGCAACAGGCAGCGCTTCAGTTAGCGACACAAGCTATGGGGGTCCTGTGCAAAAGGCAGAAGCAATGGCATTTCGTCGAGCTTGTGCTCGCCTTGGCCTGGGACTTCATCTTTATCATCAAGAATTGGAATGA
- the LOC131010354 gene encoding GDSL esterase/lipase At1g71250, which yields MYVFGDSLVDNGNNNFLRSIAKSNYYPYGIDSNRGTATGKFSNGDTFVDYLGAWLGLPAPPPFADPTTTGPRILGGVNYASAAAGILDETGQHYGERYSLSQQVINFETTLSQLRTMMSGPNLSRYLSKAIAVVVLGSNDYINNYLLPGLYPTSFNYNPTQFANLLLNHYARQLVALYSVGLRKFVLAGLGPLGCIPNQRATGQGPPGRCVDYVNQILGPFNQGLLSLVDALNNGSHPGSIFVYGNSYAAMGDILNNPARYGFRVVDRGCCGFGQQITCLPWMPPCFDRTQYVFWDAFHPTQAVDAVLAHRAYAGPPSDCHPINVQQLALINFL from the exons ATGTATGTCTTCGGCGACTCTTTGGTAGACAATGGGAATAACAATTTCTTGAGGTCTATTGCCAAATCAAATTATTACCCTTACGGCATCGATTCCAATAGGGGTACTGCCACCGGAAAATTCTCCAACGGAGATACCTTTGTAGATTACCTCG GAGCCTGGTTGGGTCTTCCCGCGCCGCCTCCGTTTGCCGATCCCACCACAACCGGACCAAGAATCCTCGGAGGTGTTAATTACGCTTCCGCGGCTGCCGGCATCCTCGACGAGACTGGCCAGCACTAT gGTGAAAGGTATTCCCTGAGCCAGCAAGTGATAAACTTCGAGACAACACTAAGCCAGCTTCGGACGATGATGAGCGGGCCGAACCTGAGTCGATACCTGTCGAAAGCCATCGCGGTGGTGGTGTTGGGCAGCAACGACTACATCAACAACTACCTCCTCCCGGGGCTCTACCCGACGAGCTTCAACTACAACCCCACCCAGTTCGCGAACCTCCTCCTCAACCACTACGCGCGCCAGCTGGTGGCCCTCTACAGCGTGGGCCTCCGCAAGTTCGTGCTGGCGGGGCTGGGCCCCCTGGGCTGCATCCCCAACCAGCGCGCCACCGGGCAGGGGCCCCCGGGGCGCTGCGTGGACTACGTCAACCAGATCCTGGGGCCCTTCAACCAGGGGCTCCTCTCCCTCGTGGACGCCCTCAACAACGGCTCCCACCCCGGCTCCATCTTCGTCTACGGCAACTCCTACGCCGCCATGGGCGACATCCTCAACAACCCTGCCAGGTACGGCTTCAGGGTCGTCGACAGAGGCTGCTGCGGCTTCGGACAACAGATCACGTGCCTGCCGTGGATGCCGCCCTGCTTCGACAGGACTCAGTACGTGTTTTGGGATGCCTTCCATCCCACGCAGGCCGTCGATGCTGTTCTTGCTCACCGGGCATACGCCGGCCCTCCTTCCGACTGCCATCCCATTAACGTGCAGCAGCTCGCTCTTATCAACTTTCTCTGA